A genomic window from Archocentrus centrarchus isolate MPI-CPG fArcCen1 chromosome 2, fArcCen1, whole genome shotgun sequence includes:
- the LOC115794280 gene encoding poly(rC)-binding protein 3-like isoform X3 — MEPIKVQSEGGLNVTLTIRLLMHGKEVGSIIGKKGETVKKMREDSGARINISEGNCPERIVTITGPTDAIFKAFAMIAYKFEEDIINSMSNSPATSNPPVTLRLVVPASQCGSLIGKGGSKIKEMRESTGAQVQVAGDMLPNSTERAVTISGAPEAIIQCVKQICVVLLESPPKGATIPYRPKPASTPVIFSGGQVRADPLGASTANLSLLLQHQPLPAYTIQGQYAIPHPDQLSKLHQLAMQQTPFTPLGQTTPAFPAGLDASNQASTHELTIPNDLIGCIIGRQGTKINEIRQMSGAQIKIANAMEGSSERQITITGTPANISLAQYLINARFRDVAAMWTDPSSMTTS; from the exons ATGGAGCCCATCAAGGTCCAATCAGAAGGTGGACTGAATGTGACCCTTACCATCAGGCTGCTGATGCATGGCAAG GAGGTTGGAAGCATCATAGGAAAG AAAGGAGAAACAGTGAAGAAAATGCGTGAAGAT AGTGGCGCTCGTATCAACATCTCAGAGGGGAACTGCCCTGAACGGATAGTCACCATCACCGGGCCAACAGATGCCATTTTCAAGGCCTTTGCCATGATAGCCTACAAGTTTGAGGAG GATATAATCAACTCCATGAGCAACAGTCCGGCCACCAGCAACCCGCCTGTGACCCTGAGGCTCGTCGTCCCTGCCAGCCAGTGCGGCTCCCTCATTGGCAAAGGAGGCTCCAAAATCAAAGAAATGAGAGAG TCCACAGGAGCTCAGGTCCAGGTGGCAGGTGACATGCTCCCCAACTCCACTGAGAGAGCAGTGACGATCTCAGGGGCCCCCGAGGCCATCATCCAGTGTGTCAAACAAATATGTGTGGTGTTGCTCGAG TCCCCACCGAAAGGTGCCACCATCCCCTACCGCCCCAAGCCTGCCTCCACCCCTGTCATTTTTTCAGGTGGCCAGGTAAGAGCAGACCCACTGGGGGCGTCCACAGCCAACCTCAGCCTCTTACTGCAGCACCAGCCACTGCCT GCGTATACCATTCAAGGACAGTACGCCATCCCACATCCAGAT CAGTTGAGCAAGCTCCACCAGTTGGCTATGCAGCAAACCCCCTTTACCCCCCTCGGACAGACCACCCCTGCCTTCCCCG CAGGTCTGGATGCCAGTAACCAGGCCAGTACTCATGAACTCACCATTCCCAATGAT CTAATAGGCTGCATAATCGGACGCCAGGGAACCAAAATCAACGAGATCCGTCAGATGTCTGGGGCGCAGATCAAAATCGCTAACGCCATGGAAGGGTCATCGGAGCGCCAGATCACCATCACAGGGACCCCCGCCAACATCAGCCTGGCCCAGTACCTCATCAACGCAAG GTTCAGAGACGTGGCGGCCATGTGGACTGACCCATCTTCCATGACCACATCCTGA
- the LOC115794280 gene encoding poly(rC)-binding protein 3-like isoform X1, translated as MEPIKVQSEGGLNVTLTIRLLMHGKEVGSIIGKKGETVKKMREDSGARINISEGNCPERIVTITGPTDAIFKAFAMIAYKFEEDIINSMSNSPATSNPPVTLRLVVPASQCGSLIGKGGSKIKEMRESTGAQVQVAGDMLPNSTERAVTISGAPEAIIQCVKQICVVLLESPPKGATIPYRPKPASTPVIFSGGQVRADPLGASTANLSLLLQHQPLPAYTIQGQYAIPHPDQLSKLHQLAMQQTPFTPLGQTTPAFPAAGLDASNQASTHELTIPNDLIGCIIGRQGTKINEIRQMSGAQIKIANAMEGSSERQITITGTPANISLAQYLINARFRDVAAMWTDPSSMTTS; from the exons ATGGAGCCCATCAAGGTCCAATCAGAAGGTGGACTGAATGTGACCCTTACCATCAGGCTGCTGATGCATGGCAAG GAGGTTGGAAGCATCATAGGAAAG AAAGGAGAAACAGTGAAGAAAATGCGTGAAGAT AGTGGCGCTCGTATCAACATCTCAGAGGGGAACTGCCCTGAACGGATAGTCACCATCACCGGGCCAACAGATGCCATTTTCAAGGCCTTTGCCATGATAGCCTACAAGTTTGAGGAG GATATAATCAACTCCATGAGCAACAGTCCGGCCACCAGCAACCCGCCTGTGACCCTGAGGCTCGTCGTCCCTGCCAGCCAGTGCGGCTCCCTCATTGGCAAAGGAGGCTCCAAAATCAAAGAAATGAGAGAG TCCACAGGAGCTCAGGTCCAGGTGGCAGGTGACATGCTCCCCAACTCCACTGAGAGAGCAGTGACGATCTCAGGGGCCCCCGAGGCCATCATCCAGTGTGTCAAACAAATATGTGTGGTGTTGCTCGAG TCCCCACCGAAAGGTGCCACCATCCCCTACCGCCCCAAGCCTGCCTCCACCCCTGTCATTTTTTCAGGTGGCCAGGTAAGAGCAGACCCACTGGGGGCGTCCACAGCCAACCTCAGCCTCTTACTGCAGCACCAGCCACTGCCT GCGTATACCATTCAAGGACAGTACGCCATCCCACATCCAGAT CAGTTGAGCAAGCTCCACCAGTTGGCTATGCAGCAAACCCCCTTTACCCCCCTCGGACAGACCACCCCTGCCTTCCCCG CAGCAGGTCTGGATGCCAGTAACCAGGCCAGTACTCATGAACTCACCATTCCCAATGAT CTAATAGGCTGCATAATCGGACGCCAGGGAACCAAAATCAACGAGATCCGTCAGATGTCTGGGGCGCAGATCAAAATCGCTAACGCCATGGAAGGGTCATCGGAGCGCCAGATCACCATCACAGGGACCCCCGCCAACATCAGCCTGGCCCAGTACCTCATCAACGCAAG GTTCAGAGACGTGGCGGCCATGTGGACTGACCCATCTTCCATGACCACATCCTGA
- the LOC115794280 gene encoding poly(rC)-binding protein 3-like isoform X2: MEPIKVQSEGGLNVTLTIRLLMHGKEVGSIIGKKGETVKKMREDSGARINISEGNCPERIVTITGPTDAIFKAFAMIAYKFEEDIINSMSNSPATSNPPVTLRLVVPASQCGSLIGKGGSKIKEMRESTGAQVQVAGDMLPNSTERAVTISGAPEAIIQCVKQICVVLLESPPKGATIPYRPKPASTPVIFSGGQVRADPLGASTANLSLLLQHQPLPAYTIQGQYAIPHPDLSKLHQLAMQQTPFTPLGQTTPAFPAAGLDASNQASTHELTIPNDLIGCIIGRQGTKINEIRQMSGAQIKIANAMEGSSERQITITGTPANISLAQYLINARFRDVAAMWTDPSSMTTS, encoded by the exons ATGGAGCCCATCAAGGTCCAATCAGAAGGTGGACTGAATGTGACCCTTACCATCAGGCTGCTGATGCATGGCAAG GAGGTTGGAAGCATCATAGGAAAG AAAGGAGAAACAGTGAAGAAAATGCGTGAAGAT AGTGGCGCTCGTATCAACATCTCAGAGGGGAACTGCCCTGAACGGATAGTCACCATCACCGGGCCAACAGATGCCATTTTCAAGGCCTTTGCCATGATAGCCTACAAGTTTGAGGAG GATATAATCAACTCCATGAGCAACAGTCCGGCCACCAGCAACCCGCCTGTGACCCTGAGGCTCGTCGTCCCTGCCAGCCAGTGCGGCTCCCTCATTGGCAAAGGAGGCTCCAAAATCAAAGAAATGAGAGAG TCCACAGGAGCTCAGGTCCAGGTGGCAGGTGACATGCTCCCCAACTCCACTGAGAGAGCAGTGACGATCTCAGGGGCCCCCGAGGCCATCATCCAGTGTGTCAAACAAATATGTGTGGTGTTGCTCGAG TCCCCACCGAAAGGTGCCACCATCCCCTACCGCCCCAAGCCTGCCTCCACCCCTGTCATTTTTTCAGGTGGCCAGGTAAGAGCAGACCCACTGGGGGCGTCCACAGCCAACCTCAGCCTCTTACTGCAGCACCAGCCACTGCCT GCGTATACCATTCAAGGACAGTACGCCATCCCACATCCAGAT TTGAGCAAGCTCCACCAGTTGGCTATGCAGCAAACCCCCTTTACCCCCCTCGGACAGACCACCCCTGCCTTCCCCG CAGCAGGTCTGGATGCCAGTAACCAGGCCAGTACTCATGAACTCACCATTCCCAATGAT CTAATAGGCTGCATAATCGGACGCCAGGGAACCAAAATCAACGAGATCCGTCAGATGTCTGGGGCGCAGATCAAAATCGCTAACGCCATGGAAGGGTCATCGGAGCGCCAGATCACCATCACAGGGACCCCCGCCAACATCAGCCTGGCCCAGTACCTCATCAACGCAAG GTTCAGAGACGTGGCGGCCATGTGGACTGACCCATCTTCCATGACCACATCCTGA
- the LOC115794280 gene encoding poly(rC)-binding protein 3-like isoform X4, producing MEPIKVQSEGGLNVTLTIRLLMHGKEVGSIIGKKGETVKKMREDSGARINISEGNCPERIVTITGPTDAIFKAFAMIAYKFEEDIINSMSNSPATSNPPVTLRLVVPASQCGSLIGKGGSKIKEMRESTGAQVQVAGDMLPNSTERAVTISGAPEAIIQCVKQICVVLLESPPKGATIPYRPKPASTPVIFSGGQVRADPLGASTANLSLLLQHQPLPAYTIQGQYAIPHPDLSKLHQLAMQQTPFTPLGQTTPAFPAGLDASNQASTHELTIPNDLIGCIIGRQGTKINEIRQMSGAQIKIANAMEGSSERQITITGTPANISLAQYLINARFRDVAAMWTDPSSMTTS from the exons ATGGAGCCCATCAAGGTCCAATCAGAAGGTGGACTGAATGTGACCCTTACCATCAGGCTGCTGATGCATGGCAAG GAGGTTGGAAGCATCATAGGAAAG AAAGGAGAAACAGTGAAGAAAATGCGTGAAGAT AGTGGCGCTCGTATCAACATCTCAGAGGGGAACTGCCCTGAACGGATAGTCACCATCACCGGGCCAACAGATGCCATTTTCAAGGCCTTTGCCATGATAGCCTACAAGTTTGAGGAG GATATAATCAACTCCATGAGCAACAGTCCGGCCACCAGCAACCCGCCTGTGACCCTGAGGCTCGTCGTCCCTGCCAGCCAGTGCGGCTCCCTCATTGGCAAAGGAGGCTCCAAAATCAAAGAAATGAGAGAG TCCACAGGAGCTCAGGTCCAGGTGGCAGGTGACATGCTCCCCAACTCCACTGAGAGAGCAGTGACGATCTCAGGGGCCCCCGAGGCCATCATCCAGTGTGTCAAACAAATATGTGTGGTGTTGCTCGAG TCCCCACCGAAAGGTGCCACCATCCCCTACCGCCCCAAGCCTGCCTCCACCCCTGTCATTTTTTCAGGTGGCCAGGTAAGAGCAGACCCACTGGGGGCGTCCACAGCCAACCTCAGCCTCTTACTGCAGCACCAGCCACTGCCT GCGTATACCATTCAAGGACAGTACGCCATCCCACATCCAGAT TTGAGCAAGCTCCACCAGTTGGCTATGCAGCAAACCCCCTTTACCCCCCTCGGACAGACCACCCCTGCCTTCCCCG CAGGTCTGGATGCCAGTAACCAGGCCAGTACTCATGAACTCACCATTCCCAATGAT CTAATAGGCTGCATAATCGGACGCCAGGGAACCAAAATCAACGAGATCCGTCAGATGTCTGGGGCGCAGATCAAAATCGCTAACGCCATGGAAGGGTCATCGGAGCGCCAGATCACCATCACAGGGACCCCCGCCAACATCAGCCTGGCCCAGTACCTCATCAACGCAAG GTTCAGAGACGTGGCGGCCATGTGGACTGACCCATCTTCCATGACCACATCCTGA